The DNA sequence GCGAGATCGACCAGGTGCCCAGCGCGGTCAGCGCGATCAAGGTCGACGGGCAGCGGGCCTACAAACGGGTGCGGGACGGCGAGCAGGTCGAACTCGCCGCCCGCCGGGTCACCGTGGCCCGCCTCGACCTGCTCGCGATCCGGCGGGAGGAGCCCGGGGTCGTCGACGTCGACGTCGACCTCGCGGTGTCGTCCGGCACCTACGTCCGCGCCATCGCGCGGGACCTCGGTACGGCGCTGCGGGTCGGCGGGCACCTGACGGCGCTGCGTCGTACGGCCGTCGGCGGGTTCACGCTGGCCGAGGCGGCCACCCTGGAAGAGTTGGAAGAGCGGGCCCCGCAGGTGGTGAACCTGCCGCTGGAGCAGGCCGCCCGCCGCCAGTTCGCGCAGCGCGAAGCCGACGCCGCCGAGGCGAAGGTGCTGTCGCACGGCGGGCCGCTGAAGCCGGTCGGCATCGCCGGCCCGTACGCGGTCTTCGGTCCCGACGGCGGCCTGCTCGCTATCGTCAGCGAACGGGAGGGGCGGGCCCGCGCCGAGATCGTGCTCGCCCCGGCGTGACGGGCGTTACGGCGCGCGGAGCGTGCGGCGTTGGCGGGGGGTTGCGGCGCGCGGAGCGTGCGGCGTTGGCGGGGGGTTCGGGCGTGCGCGGAGCGCGCGGCGTTGACGGGTGGAAAGGGAACTGATGCAGCGCTGGCGGGGGTACGACGCGGCACCGGGCGGCTGGGGTCGCGCGGTGGTGACGATCGGGGTGTTCGACGGTGTCCACAAGGGCCACCAGGCGACCATCACACACGCCGTGAAGCGGGCCAGCGACCTCGGCGTGAAGTCGGTGGTGCTGACGTTCGACCCGCATCCGGCGGAGGTGGTCCGGCCCGGTTCGCACCCGGCGGTGCTGACCGAGCCGGCCCGCAAGGCGGAGCTGATCGAGGCGCTCGGCGTCGACGTGTTGTGTGTCCTGCCGTTCACGGCCGCCTTCTCCCGGCTGCCGCCGGAGGGGTTCGTGCACGACGTCCTGGTCGAGCACCTGCACGCGGCACTGGTCGTGGTGGGGGAGAACTTCCGGTTCGGGCACCGGGCGGCCGGTGACGTCGACCTGCTCACCCGGCTCGGGCGTACGTTCGGGTTCGCGGTCGAGGGGGCACCGCTGGTGTCCCGGGACGGCACGGTGTTCTCGTCGACGTACATCCGGGCCGGCGTGGACGCCGGTGACGTCGAGGCGGCGGCTCGGGCACTGGGCCGTCCGCACCGGCTGGAGGGTGTCGTCGTACGCGGCGACCAGCGCGGCCGGGAGATCGGCTTCCCGACCGCGAACCTGCTGTGTCACCGCTACGCGGCGGTGCCCGCCGACGGGATCTACGCCGCCTGGCTGGTGCGTCGGGGCCAGCGGTACCGGGCGGCGGTGTCGATCGGCACCAACCCGACGTTCAGCGGGCGGGAGCGGCGGGTCGAGGCGTACGTCCTGGACTTCGACGGCGACCTCTACGGCGAGCGGCTGGCGTTGGACTTCGTGGCGCACCTGCGCGAGATGCGCCGTTACGACGGTGTGGAGCCGCTGGTCCGGCAGATGGCCCTGGACGTCGAGCGGACCCGTGAGGTGCTGACGA is a window from the Polymorphospora rubra genome containing:
- the truB gene encoding tRNA pseudouridine(55) synthase TruB — encoded protein: MHSDGLIVVDKAGGMTSHDVVSRIRRLARTRRVGHGGTLDPMATGVLVVGVGRATRLLTYVIGSGKGYAATIRLGQSTVTDDAEGEVIATTAADTVTDDEIRAGLAALTGEIDQVPSAVSAIKVDGQRAYKRVRDGEQVELAARRVTVARLDLLAIRREEPGVVDVDVDLAVSSGTYVRAIARDLGTALRVGGHLTALRRTAVGGFTLAEAATLEELEERAPQVVNLPLEQAARRQFAQREADAAEAKVLSHGGPLKPVGIAGPYAVFGPDGGLLAIVSEREGRARAEIVLAPA
- a CDS encoding bifunctional riboflavin kinase/FAD synthetase, translated to MQRWRGYDAAPGGWGRAVVTIGVFDGVHKGHQATITHAVKRASDLGVKSVVLTFDPHPAEVVRPGSHPAVLTEPARKAELIEALGVDVLCVLPFTAAFSRLPPEGFVHDVLVEHLHAALVVVGENFRFGHRAAGDVDLLTRLGRTFGFAVEGAPLVSRDGTVFSSTYIRAGVDAGDVEAAARALGRPHRLEGVVVRGDQRGREIGFPTANLLCHRYAAVPADGIYAAWLVRRGQRYRAAVSIGTNPTFSGRERRVEAYVLDFDGDLYGERLALDFVAHLREMRRYDGVEPLVRQMALDVERTREVLTTG